A window of Sphingorhabdus lacus contains these coding sequences:
- a CDS encoding XrtA/PEP-CTERM system exopolysaccharide export protein gives MLALGAMATVVTGCSSVSGGPELPQAPTVSVREGPGEDYMIGPLDQLTVFVWRNPELGAKVQVRPDGRITTPLITDMPAVGKTPTMLAQDIKLQLSQYINDPIVSVIVNEFAGTTSQQVRIVGATEKPASIPYRANMTVLDAMIAVGGLSEYAAGNKARLIRHNKGTGVQKEYSLRLGDLLKRGDSKANVLLEPGDVIIIPESMF, from the coding sequence ATGCTGGCGCTTGGCGCAATGGCCACGGTGGTGACGGGATGCAGTTCTGTGTCCGGCGGTCCGGAGCTGCCGCAGGCCCCGACCGTTTCGGTTCGCGAAGGTCCGGGCGAAGATTATATGATTGGTCCGCTCGATCAGCTGACTGTTTTTGTCTGGCGGAACCCGGAACTGGGCGCAAAAGTGCAGGTTCGACCCGATGGCCGGATCACGACCCCGCTGATTACCGATATGCCCGCCGTTGGCAAAACGCCGACGATGCTGGCGCAAGACATCAAGCTTCAACTGTCCCAATATATCAACGATCCCATCGTTTCGGTCATTGTGAACGAATTTGCCGGAACCACTTCGCAACAGGTCCGCATCGTCGGCGCGACCGAGAAGCCTGCTTCGATCCCCTACCGGGCCAATATGACCGTCCTGGATGCCATGATAGCCGTAGGTGGTCTGTCGGAATATGCCGCCGGGAATAAGGCGCGTTTGATCCGGCACAACAAGGGTACCGGCGTTCAGAAGGAATATTCCCTCCGCCTGGGCGACTTGCTGAAGCGCGGCGACAGCAAGGCCAATGTTCTGCTCGAACCGGGCGATGTCATCATCATCCCCGAAAGCATGTTCTGA
- a CDS encoding isocitrate lyase/PEP mutase family protein, whose protein sequence is MNDKIKHFGDLHVPGDPLILYNIWDAGSAKAVSEAGAKAIATGSWGVACSLGFKDGETLPIDAALANLERILSVTDLPVTIDMEAGYGADPAAVGASVARAAAAGAVGINIEDKDPVTRKLFETPDAAARIKAAAASGLWVNARADLFILTPKEQHDAAVVDAVVERAKAYADAGASSLFVPFIYEAVLIGRLCEKSPLPVNILVGEAIPDIKTLAGLGVARISHGHGPWAKAMQDLGEAARAAMASLNQG, encoded by the coding sequence ATGAACGATAAGATCAAGCATTTTGGTGATTTGCACGTTCCCGGCGATCCGCTCATCCTTTACAATATCTGGGACGCGGGCAGTGCCAAGGCCGTGAGCGAAGCCGGGGCAAAGGCCATAGCCACAGGAAGCTGGGGTGTGGCCTGCTCGCTGGGCTTCAAGGATGGCGAAACTTTGCCGATTGATGCGGCGCTCGCGAATCTGGAGCGCATATTATCGGTCACCGATCTGCCGGTGACCATCGATATGGAGGCGGGCTATGGCGCCGATCCGGCGGCTGTCGGCGCGTCGGTTGCGCGCGCGGCTGCGGCTGGCGCGGTTGGCATTAACATTGAAGACAAGGACCCGGTGACACGGAAATTATTCGAAACGCCTGATGCTGCAGCTCGCATCAAGGCGGCCGCAGCGTCAGGGCTGTGGGTCAATGCCCGGGCTGACCTCTTCATTCTGACCCCGAAGGAGCAGCATGACGCGGCTGTGGTAGATGCCGTCGTCGAACGCGCCAAAGCCTATGCCGATGCAGGCGCAAGCAGTCTGTTCGTGCCGTTCATTTATGAAGCGGTCTTGATCGGACGGCTGTGCGAAAAATCGCCCTTGCCGGTAAACATCCTCGTTGGTGAAGCTATCCCGGATATCAAAACCCTTGCAGGCTTGGGCGTTGCGCGGATCAGCCACGGCCATGGTCCATGGGCAAAGGCCATGCAGGATTTAGGTGAAGCTGCGAGAGCGGCCATGGCGTCGCTCAATCAAGGTTAA
- the ada gene encoding bifunctional DNA-binding transcriptional regulator/O6-methylguanine-DNA methyltransferase Ada, translating to MLVIKVDSQSEVDPDWAYDAFDRRDRSLDGQFVGAVKTTGIYCKPSCPARRPLRENVEFFWKAGDARKAGYRACLRCKPDEVGRDREAVAMALELIGQSEDALSLEAIADAVGYAPHHFHRLFKRETGVTPAVYARSLRAKRAAEALDGEGSVTDAIYDSGYSGPSRFYANTKGHLGMTPSAWKNGGAGVTIRWAVVPTALGQMLLAATDKGICRLSFDEDETALLKRFPKALIIAGGKALEDLVAGAVAAINHPSLMPDLPLDVSGTAFQQAIWKELQRIPPGETRTYAEIAAAVGKPKAVRAAGSANGANNVAVLIPCHRVIRTDGGLGGYAYGVARKEKLLETERKNA from the coding sequence ATGTTGGTGATAAAAGTGGACAGTCAGAGCGAAGTAGATCCCGATTGGGCTTATGATGCCTTTGACCGACGCGACCGCTCGCTCGACGGGCAGTTCGTCGGTGCCGTGAAAACGACCGGCATTTACTGCAAACCGAGCTGTCCGGCGCGCCGGCCCCTGCGCGAAAATGTCGAGTTTTTCTGGAAAGCCGGGGATGCGCGGAAGGCAGGGTACAGGGCATGTTTACGCTGCAAGCCCGACGAAGTAGGGCGTGATCGAGAGGCGGTGGCCATGGCGCTGGAGTTGATCGGGCAGTCCGAAGATGCCTTGTCATTGGAAGCAATTGCCGATGCAGTCGGGTATGCGCCACATCATTTCCACAGGCTGTTCAAACGCGAAACGGGCGTTACGCCTGCGGTCTACGCGCGTTCACTACGTGCGAAGCGGGCGGCTGAGGCGCTTGACGGCGAAGGAAGTGTAACAGATGCTATTTACGATTCGGGTTATTCCGGCCCCAGCCGCTTTTACGCCAATACAAAGGGGCATTTGGGTATGACACCAAGCGCATGGAAAAATGGCGGGGCAGGGGTGACGATCCGTTGGGCTGTCGTGCCAACCGCCTTAGGGCAAATGCTGCTCGCTGCGACAGACAAGGGCATATGCCGTCTTTCGTTTGATGAGGATGAAACCGCGTTGCTGAAAAGATTCCCAAAGGCTTTGATCATCGCAGGAGGAAAGGCGCTGGAAGATTTGGTAGCCGGAGCCGTCGCTGCGATTAATCATCCCTCGCTAATGCCAGATCTTCCTTTGGACGTTTCAGGCACAGCATTTCAGCAAGCCATTTGGAAGGAACTGCAGCGAATTCCGCCGGGCGAAACCCGGACTTATGCCGAAATTGCCGCAGCCGTGGGCAAACCCAAGGCGGTGCGCGCCGCCGGAAGCGCCAATGGCGCGAATAATGTCGCTGTCCTGATACCCTGCCACCGCGTTATCCGCACCGATGGGGGCTTGGGTGGTTACGCTTACGGGGTCGCGCGCAAAGAGAAATTACTTGAGACCGAGAGGAAGAACGCATGA
- a CDS encoding DUF1203 domain-containing protein has product MSYRITGLDSEPFAELFDMNDTALAERGAVRVTAAADKGWPCRISLEDAKAGEELILLNHLSHDVATPYRSSYAIYVRRAASMAAEFVDETPPVFEGRPMAFRAFDTDGMLRNAALALPGQADDKIRELFESESIAYIHAHNAAHGCFSARIERA; this is encoded by the coding sequence ATGAGCTATCGAATTACAGGATTGGACAGTGAGCCCTTCGCGGAATTGTTCGACATGAATGATACAGCGTTAGCTGAAAGAGGCGCGGTGCGCGTGACCGCCGCTGCCGACAAGGGCTGGCCCTGCCGGATCAGTCTGGAGGATGCCAAGGCAGGCGAGGAGTTGATTTTACTCAATCACCTCAGCCATGATGTGGCGACGCCTTATCGCTCATCTTATGCGATATATGTTCGCAGGGCCGCCAGCATGGCTGCTGAATTTGTCGATGAAACGCCTCCTGTATTTGAAGGTCGCCCCATGGCGTTCCGCGCATTCGACACCGATGGCATGCTCCGTAATGCCGCCCTCGCGCTACCCGGACAGGCGGATGATAAAATCCGCGAACTGTTCGAAAGCGAAAGCATCGCGTATATCCATGCGCATAATGCTGCGCATGGCTGTTTTTCGGCGCGGATCGAACGGGCGTAA
- a CDS encoding dienelactone hydrolase family protein, producing MGKMIRMTMDDGAEIAAYHVEPEGERRGGLVLVQEIFGVTDHIRELCDEYAADGYEVLSPSIFDREHPGFEAEYTGPDFERAVQLARELHPFMKSLDDAQVCINALKDKGPVFITGYCYGGSVAWAMAGISDDLAAASCYYGSLIPTLYADKAPKCATIAHFGRFDQGIPMEGVEALIAKDHPTAQIFVYDANHGFNSDRRKDYHEPSADLARERTLALFRACGG from the coding sequence ATGGGTAAAATGATTCGCATGACGATGGACGACGGCGCTGAAATCGCGGCCTACCACGTCGAGCCGGAGGGAGAGCGTCGCGGCGGACTGGTTCTGGTGCAGGAGATATTCGGCGTTACCGACCATATCCGCGAACTGTGCGACGAATATGCCGCCGATGGATATGAAGTATTGTCACCATCGATCTTCGACCGCGAACATCCCGGTTTCGAAGCCGAATATACCGGGCCTGATTTTGAACGTGCGGTTCAACTCGCGCGTGAACTGCATCCCTTTATGAAAAGCCTGGACGATGCGCAGGTCTGCATCAACGCGCTGAAGGATAAAGGGCCGGTTTTTATCACGGGCTATTGTTATGGCGGCTCGGTCGCTTGGGCGATGGCCGGCATCAGCGATGATCTGGCCGCCGCGTCCTGCTACTATGGCAGCCTGATTCCAACGCTTTACGCCGACAAGGCGCCGAAATGCGCAACGATCGCCCATTTTGGCCGCTTCGATCAGGGCATCCCTATGGAGGGAGTCGAAGCGCTGATTGCCAAAGACCATCCAACTGCGCAGATTTTTGTCTACGACGCCAATCACGGTTTCAATTCTGACCGCCGAAAGGATTATCACGAGCCGAGTGCCGATCTGGCGCGCGAGCGGACGTTGGCCTTATTCAGGGCCTGCGGCGGCTAA
- a CDS encoding F0F1 ATP synthase subunit delta has product MDHSGGTSANIQASLAGRYATALFELARDSKAIDAVEKSMSAVAKAVGESADLKALTTNPVLTRTDAKKAIAAVAKAMKLDPLSAKTLGVLADNRRLGETVAVARAYTALAAAHRGEVTAEVTSAHTLSAAQMKALSAKLKARVGSDVAIQTKVDPSLLGGLTVRIGSQMIDNSIKTRLNTLAAAMKG; this is encoded by the coding sequence GTGGATCATTCCGGCGGCACATCTGCTAATATTCAGGCCAGTTTAGCTGGGCGTTACGCGACTGCGTTGTTCGAACTGGCGCGCGATTCCAAGGCGATTGATGCCGTCGAAAAAAGCATGTCCGCGGTGGCAAAAGCCGTCGGCGAATCGGCTGACCTGAAGGCGCTGACCACCAACCCTGTTCTGACCCGCACCGATGCCAAAAAGGCAATCGCTGCTGTCGCAAAGGCGATGAAGCTCGATCCGCTTTCGGCAAAGACCCTGGGCGTGCTTGCCGATAACCGGCGTCTTGGCGAAACCGTTGCCGTGGCCCGCGCCTACACCGCCCTTGCTGCTGCGCATCGCGGCGAAGTAACGGCCGAAGTAACCTCGGCCCATACACTCAGCGCCGCGCAGATGAAGGCGCTGTCGGCAAAGCTAAAGGCTCGCGTCGGAAGCGACGTTGCCATTCAAACCAAAGTCGATCCTTCCCTTTTGGGTGGCCTGACTGTCCGTATCGGCAGCCAGATGATCGACAATAGTATCAAAACCCGTCTCAACACCCTCGCAGCTGCGATGAAAGGCTAA
- the atpA gene encoding F0F1 ATP synthase subunit alpha: protein MDIRAAEISKVIKDQIANFGTEAKVSEVGSVLSVGDGIARIHGLDNVQAGEMVEFSNGIQGMALNLEADNVGVVIFGTDSEIREGDVVKRTGTIVDVPVGKELLGRVVDGLGNPIDGKGPLKTTQRSRVEVKAPGIIPRQSVSEPVQTGLKALDALVPVGRGQRELIIGDRQTGKTAVAIDTFINQKEVNKGTDESKKLYCIYVAVGQKRSTVAQIVRALEEQGAMEYSIVVAATASEPAPLQYLAPYTGVAMGEYFRDNGMHAVIVYDDLSKQAVAYRQMSLLLRRPPGREAYPGDVFYLHSRLLERAAKMSDANGGGSLTALPIIETQAGDVSAYIPTNVISITDGQIFLETDLFFQGIRPAINVGLSVSRVGSAAQTKAMKKVSGSIKLELAQYREMAAFAQFGSDLDASTQKLLNRGARLTELLKQKQFSPLPFEEQTASIFAGTNGYLDGIPVSDVNRYEDAMLADLRANHADVLKGIRDSRDFSDDSKKALVAALDKFTKNFA from the coding sequence ATGGATATCCGTGCCGCAGAAATCTCAAAGGTCATTAAAGACCAGATCGCCAATTTCGGCACCGAAGCTAAGGTTTCGGAAGTAGGCAGCGTGCTGTCGGTGGGTGACGGTATCGCCCGTATCCACGGCCTCGACAACGTGCAGGCTGGTGAGATGGTCGAATTCTCCAACGGAATTCAGGGCATGGCGCTGAACCTCGAAGCCGACAATGTCGGTGTCGTTATTTTCGGTACCGACAGCGAAATTCGTGAAGGCGACGTCGTCAAGCGGACCGGCACCATTGTGGACGTTCCCGTCGGCAAGGAACTGCTCGGACGCGTTGTGGACGGCCTCGGCAATCCAATCGACGGCAAGGGCCCACTCAAAACAACACAACGCAGCCGCGTTGAAGTCAAAGCCCCCGGTATCATCCCGCGCCAGTCGGTTTCGGAACCTGTGCAGACCGGCCTCAAGGCGCTCGACGCCCTCGTGCCTGTTGGCCGTGGCCAGCGCGAATTGATCATTGGTGACCGTCAGACCGGTAAGACCGCCGTCGCCATCGACACCTTCATCAACCAGAAGGAAGTCAACAAGGGCACCGACGAATCGAAGAAGCTTTACTGCATCTATGTCGCCGTCGGCCAAAAGCGTTCGACCGTTGCGCAGATCGTCCGCGCATTGGAAGAGCAAGGCGCGATGGAATATTCGATCGTTGTTGCCGCGACCGCGTCCGAGCCTGCTCCTCTGCAGTATCTCGCGCCTTATACCGGCGTTGCGATGGGTGAATATTTCCGCGACAATGGCATGCACGCCGTGATCGTCTATGACGATTTGTCGAAGCAGGCCGTTGCATACCGCCAGATGTCGCTTCTGCTGCGTCGTCCTCCCGGCCGTGAAGCTTATCCCGGTGACGTTTTCTATCTTCACAGCCGCTTGCTTGAGCGCGCCGCAAAGATGTCCGACGCAAATGGCGGCGGTTCGCTGACTGCACTGCCGATCATCGAAACGCAGGCAGGCGACGTGTCGGCCTATATTCCGACCAACGTGATTTCGATCACCGATGGCCAGATCTTCCTCGAAACCGACCTGTTCTTCCAGGGCATCCGTCCTGCAATTAACGTGGGTCTCTCGGTGAGCCGCGTTGGTTCGGCCGCACAGACCAAGGCGATGAAGAAGGTTTCGGGCTCGATTAAGCTCGAACTCGCACAATATCGCGAAATGGCTGCTTTCGCGCAGTTCGGTTCGGACCTTGATGCCTCGACCCAGAAGCTTCTGAACCGTGGTGCTCGTTTGACCGAACTGCTGAAGCAGAAGCAGTTCAGCCCGCTTCCTTTCGAAGAGCAGACCGCGTCGATCTTCGCTGGTACCAACGGCTATCTGGACGGCATCCCCGTATCAGACGTCAACCGTTACGAAGATGCAATGCTCGCCGATCTTCGCGCCAACCATGCCGACGTTCTGAAGGGCATTCGCGATAGCCGCGACTTCAGCGACGACAGCAAGAAGGCGCTGGTTGCTGCACTCGATAAGTTCACGAAAAACTTCGCATAA
- a CDS encoding F0F1 ATP synthase subunit gamma → MASLKALKIRINSVKSTQKITKAMKMVAAAKLRRATEAAEASRPYAERLETVVSSIASKVTVGPQSPKLLAGTGKDGVHLLVVATSDKGLAGAFNTNIVRLARKKAEELKAAGKTVKFYTIGKKGKDQLSRTFRNDIIHSIEPGDLGKLSFADVQTWAEDLTARFEAGEFDVAHLLFSKFVTVLTQEPTAIQLMPVAVAAGEGAAVSVSASVEYEPDEEEILADLLPRNVAVQLLRANRENAASEQGSKMTAMDNATRNAGDMINKLTIQYNRTRQAAITTELIEIIAGAEAL, encoded by the coding sequence ATGGCGAGCCTTAAGGCCCTTAAAATCCGGATCAACTCGGTCAAATCGACCCAGAAGATCACCAAGGCGATGAAGATGGTCGCTGCGGCAAAACTGCGTCGGGCGACCGAGGCAGCCGAGGCGTCGCGTCCCTATGCCGAACGTCTTGAAACCGTGGTGTCCAGCATCGCGTCGAAGGTCACCGTCGGCCCGCAATCGCCAAAATTGCTGGCCGGAACCGGCAAGGACGGCGTCCATTTGCTCGTCGTTGCCACATCGGACAAGGGTCTGGCTGGCGCGTTTAACACCAACATCGTTCGTCTCGCCCGCAAAAAAGCTGAAGAGTTGAAAGCTGCGGGCAAGACCGTAAAATTCTACACCATCGGTAAAAAGGGCAAGGACCAGCTCAGCCGGACCTTCCGTAACGACATCATCCACAGCATCGAACCAGGCGATCTCGGCAAGCTAAGCTTTGCTGATGTGCAGACCTGGGCCGAAGATCTGACCGCCCGTTTCGAAGCTGGCGAGTTTGACGTTGCGCACCTGCTCTTTTCGAAATTTGTCACCGTCCTGACACAGGAACCAACCGCCATCCAGTTGATGCCCGTTGCGGTGGCGGCTGGCGAAGGTGCGGCGGTTTCGGTATCGGCCTCGGTCGAATATGAACCCGACGAGGAAGAAATCCTCGCTGACCTGTTGCCACGCAACGTTGCTGTGCAGTTGCTGCGCGCCAACCGCGAAAATGCGGCATCGGAACAGGGTTCAAAAATGACCGCCATGGACAATGCAACCCGCAACGCCGGCGACATGATCAACAAGCTGACGATCCAGTATAACCGGACCCGTCAGGCAGCGATTACCACCGAACTTATTGAAATCATCGCGGGCGCAGAAGCGCTCTAA
- the atpD gene encoding F0F1 ATP synthase subunit beta, protein MATAPKKTAAPKAAAPKAAAPKAAAAKAPATKAAAPKAASKAPAPKAGAGQTKINVAGATGRISQVIGAVVDVTFTGTLPAILSALETDNNGNRLVLEVAQHLGENTVRTIAMDATEGLTRGQPVRDTGAQISVPVGPMTLGRIMNVIGEPIDERGPVGAAKSNPIHAEAPLFTDQSTEAEILVTGIKVIDLLAPYAKGGKIGLFGGAGVGKTVLIQELINNIAKGHGGVSVFAGVGERTREGNDLYHEFLDAGVIAKDADGNPTPDGSKVALVFGQMNEPPGARARVALSGLTMAEYFRDEEGQDVLFFVDNIFRFTQAGSEVSALLGRIPSAVGYQPTLATDMGQLQERITSTTKGSITSVQAIYVPADDLTDPAPATSFAHLDATTTLNRAISELGIYPAVDPLDSVSRVLTPAVVGQEHYDTARRVQETLQKYKSLQDIIAILGMDELSEDDKLTVTRARKIQRFLSQPFHVAEVFTGIPGKFVQVEDTVKSFKAVVDGEYDHLPEAAFYMVGGIEEAVAKAAKLAAEAA, encoded by the coding sequence ATGGCAACCGCCCCGAAGAAAACCGCCGCTCCTAAGGCCGCTGCACCCAAGGCAGCCGCACCTAAGGCCGCTGCTGCAAAGGCTCCTGCGACCAAGGCTGCTGCACCGAAAGCTGCAAGCAAGGCCCCTGCCCCCAAGGCAGGCGCTGGCCAGACCAAGATCAACGTTGCTGGCGCAACCGGCCGCATCAGCCAGGTCATCGGCGCTGTTGTCGACGTGACCTTCACCGGCACACTGCCCGCCATTCTTTCGGCGCTTGAAACCGACAATAACGGCAACCGCCTCGTGCTCGAAGTTGCGCAGCATCTGGGCGAAAACACCGTCCGTACCATCGCTATGGACGCAACCGAAGGCTTGACCCGCGGTCAGCCTGTCCGTGACACCGGCGCGCAGATTTCTGTGCCCGTTGGTCCGATGACCCTTGGCCGCATCATGAACGTTATCGGTGAGCCAATCGACGAACGTGGCCCCGTTGGCGCTGCAAAGTCGAACCCGATCCATGCCGAAGCTCCTTTGTTCACCGACCAGTCGACCGAAGCCGAAATTCTGGTCACCGGCATTAAGGTCATCGACTTGCTCGCACCTTATGCAAAGGGCGGTAAGATCGGTCTGTTCGGCGGTGCCGGCGTTGGCAAGACCGTTCTTATTCAGGAACTGATCAACAACATCGCAAAGGGCCATGGCGGCGTTTCGGTGTTTGCGGGCGTGGGTGAACGTACCCGCGAAGGAAACGATCTGTATCACGAATTCCTCGACGCTGGCGTTATCGCCAAGGACGCCGATGGCAACCCGACCCCCGATGGTTCGAAGGTTGCTCTGGTGTTCGGCCAGATGAACGAGCCTCCCGGTGCGCGCGCCCGCGTTGCATTGTCGGGTCTGACAATGGCGGAATATTTCCGCGATGAAGAAGGCCAGGACGTTCTGTTCTTCGTCGACAACATCTTCCGCTTCACGCAGGCTGGGTCCGAAGTGTCCGCACTTCTTGGCCGTATTCCTTCGGCTGTGGGTTACCAGCCGACACTGGCGACCGACATGGGCCAGTTGCAGGAACGCATTACCTCGACCACCAAGGGTTCGATTACCTCGGTTCAGGCCATTTACGTTCCCGCAGATGACTTGACCGACCCAGCACCAGCTACGTCGTTCGCCCACTTGGACGCGACGACGACGCTGAACCGCGCAATTTCCGAACTCGGCATCTATCCCGCTGTTGACCCGCTCGACTCGGTCAGCCGCGTGTTGACCCCTGCCGTTGTCGGTCAGGAGCATTATGACACCGCCCGCCGCGTTCAGGAAACGCTGCAGAAGTACAAGTCGCTGCAGGACATCATTGCGATTTTGGGTATGGACGAACTGTCGGAAGACGACAAATTGACCGTGACCCGCGCTCGTAAGATCCAGCGCTTCCTGTCGCAGCCGTTCCACGTGGCTGAAGTGTTCACCGGCATCCCCGGCAAGTTCGTACAGGTTGAAGACACCGTGAAATCGTTCAAGGCAGTCGTCGACGGCGAATATGACCACCTTCCCGAAGCAGCCTTCTACATGGTTGGTGGCATTGAGGAAGCAGTTGCCAAGGCAGCCAAGCTGGCAGCCGAAGCAGCATAA
- a CDS encoding ATP synthase F1 subunit epsilon, with the protein MALKFELVTPEKLYRSDDVYMVVVPGTEGDFGVLEGHSPMMSTLRSDAALEIYASQGATPEKLTIAGGFAEVNEKGLTVLAERVVEAA; encoded by the coding sequence ATGGCACTCAAATTTGAACTCGTAACACCTGAGAAGCTTTACCGCTCGGACGATGTCTATATGGTTGTCGTTCCCGGCACCGAAGGCGATTTCGGCGTTCTGGAGGGCCACAGCCCCATGATGAGCACATTGCGCAGCGATGCAGCGCTGGAAATCTATGCTTCGCAGGGCGCAACCCCTGAAAAGCTGACAATTGCTGGCGGTTTTGCTGAGGTGAATGAAAAGGGACTGACGGTCCTGGCTGAACGGGTGGTCGAGGCTGCCTAA
- a CDS encoding DUF1772 domain-containing protein, with product MLSGLIALTLAAAFFGAALYINVAEHPARMLLDDRNALAQWSPSYARAFNLQGGLAVLSGLAGCASAWFTGDWKWAIGAALMIANWPYTIFGILPLNNQLNAIALENAGPESRAMLERWNRLHGLRTILSGLAVAVYLWVAASA from the coding sequence ATGCTTTCAGGTCTAATTGCACTCACTCTCGCCGCCGCGTTCTTTGGCGCTGCGCTTTACATCAATGTAGCCGAGCATCCGGCTCGGATGCTGCTCGACGATCGCAATGCACTGGCGCAATGGTCGCCAAGCTATGCCCGCGCCTTTAATTTGCAGGGTGGGCTTGCTGTCTTAAGCGGGTTGGCAGGTTGTGCGTCTGCTTGGTTCACAGGCGATTGGAAGTGGGCCATCGGCGCCGCGCTTATGATCGCAAACTGGCCGTATACCATATTTGGCATTCTACCCCTCAATAACCAGTTGAACGCAATCGCTTTAGAAAATGCTGGGCCGGAATCGAGGGCAATGCTGGAACGCTGGAACCGACTGCACGGCCTTCGAACGATATTGTCGGGTCTGGCTGTTGCCGTCTATCTGTGGGTCGCGGCATCGGCGTAA
- a CDS encoding DUF6265 family protein, protein MRKLFGFAMLLLMFMPVGAAAEETELPSWMTGAWARSDGESWADEYWTPPRAGIMIGASRSGKGEVLQFWEHMRIVREADSTLAFWAISADQKPVRFVATKKSPEEIIFENAEHDYPQRIRYWREGKLLKARISLLDGSKPVDFQFRMMGQ, encoded by the coding sequence ATGCGAAAACTTTTCGGTTTCGCGATGCTGTTGCTGATGTTTATGCCTGTCGGGGCGGCTGCTGAAGAGACAGAACTGCCAAGTTGGATGACCGGCGCCTGGGCACGAAGTGACGGTGAAAGCTGGGCCGACGAATATTGGACCCCGCCACGCGCAGGCATCATGATTGGCGCCAGCCGTTCAGGGAAGGGCGAGGTCCTTCAATTTTGGGAGCATATGCGCATCGTGCGGGAGGCCGATAGCACATTGGCTTTCTGGGCAATTTCAGCCGATCAGAAACCAGTGCGCTTTGTCGCAACAAAAAAGTCGCCCGAAGAAATCATCTTCGAAAATGCGGAACATGATTATCCGCAACGCATTCGTTACTGGCGGGAAGGCAAGCTGTTAAAGGCACGGATTTCGTTGCTGGATGGAAGCAAGCCGGTCGATTTCCAGTTCCGTATGATGGGGCAATAG
- a CDS encoding DMT family transporter: MHTHSARSGLLFALCGFALLSCGDAVIKSIAGAWPGTAVAALRYSVGATGLGVFLFIKEGRRGFALPHPYIQLMRGAAVAAATILFFSSIFLMPLAEATAIGFTTPMITALLSAVFLKERTSKATWIASLGAFAGVLIILRPNVAALGWVALMPLAAAVCMSLMMMGNRAVAGKGSPLLMQFLVASIAVPFVVSAAAIGHFSGFAPLHIGMPDWTIVVRACIVAVSASFAHWLIFMGTTRASAAEIAPMTYVQLLIAMALGILLFGDWPDLTSLLGSAIIIGAGLFLWHQKPS; this comes from the coding sequence GTGCATACTCATTCGGCCAGATCCGGCCTTCTCTTCGCTTTATGCGGCTTTGCCTTATTGTCCTGTGGTGACGCTGTGATCAAATCGATCGCCGGTGCATGGCCGGGCACAGCCGTTGCCGCGCTGCGATATTCGGTCGGTGCGACCGGGCTTGGTGTGTTCCTTTTTATAAAGGAAGGGCGGCGTGGCTTTGCGTTGCCGCACCCATACATCCAACTAATGCGCGGCGCCGCAGTGGCTGCGGCGACGATCCTGTTCTTTTCTTCTATTTTCCTCATGCCCTTGGCGGAAGCGACTGCCATCGGTTTTACCACGCCCATGATAACCGCATTGTTGAGCGCAGTTTTCCTGAAAGAGCGGACCAGCAAGGCAACATGGATTGCATCGCTCGGAGCCTTCGCAGGTGTTCTTATCATCTTGCGGCCGAATGTAGCGGCGTTGGGTTGGGTTGCGCTCATGCCACTTGCGGCGGCGGTGTGTATGTCGCTGATGATGATGGGGAACCGCGCCGTTGCCGGAAAAGGCTCCCCTTTGTTGATGCAATTTCTTGTGGCATCCATTGCCGTACCCTTCGTGGTCAGCGCTGCAGCCATAGGCCATTTTTCGGGCTTTGCCCCGCTTCATATCGGTATGCCGGACTGGACGATCGTTGTTCGGGCCTGCATCGTGGCGGTCTCTGCCAGTTTTGCCCATTGGCTGATTTTCATGGGAACAACGCGTGCATCTGCCGCCGAAATAGCGCCGATGACGTATGTGCAATTGCTGATCGCAATGGCGCTGGGAATCCTGCTGTTTGGTGACTGGCCGGATTTAACGTCGCTTTTGGGGTCGGCGATCATCATTGGCGCGGGGTTATTTCTGTGGCATCAAAAGCCCTCCTGA